The region AATGAGGAGGTCAGGATGGGGCAGGTTCATGGTTTGATGGTTTGACCATGGGGCAGGTTCATGGTTTGACCACGGGGCAGGTTCATGGTTTGATGGTTTGACCATGGGGCATGTTCATGGTTTGATGGTTTGAACATGGGGCATGTTCATGGTTTGATGGTTTGAACATGGGGCATGTTCATGGTTTGATGGTTTGAACATGGGGCATGTTCATGGTTTGATGGTTTGAACATGGGGCAGGTTCATGGTTTGATGGTTTGAACATGGGGCATGTTCATGGTTTGATGGTTTGAACATGGGGCATGTTCATGGTTTGATGGTTTGAACATGGGGCATGTTCATGGTTTGATGGTTTGAACATGGGGCAGGTTCATGGTTTGATGGTTTGAACATGGGGCAGGTTCATGGTTTGATGGTTTGAACATGGGGCATGTTCATGGTTTGAACATGGGGCATGTTCATGGTTTGATGGTTTGAACATGGGGCATGTTCATGGTTTGATGGTTTGAACATGGGGCATGTTCATGGTTTGATGGTCTGACCATGGGGCATGTTCATGGTTTGATGGTTTGAACATGGGGCATGTTCATGGTTTGAGGGTTTGAACATGGGGCAGGTTCATGGTTTGAACATGGGGCATGTTCATGGTTTGATGGTTTGAACATGGGGCAGGTTCATGGTTTGATGGTTTGAACATGGGGCATGTTCATGGTTTGATGGTTTGAACATGGGTCATGTTCATGGTTTGATGGTTTGAACATGGGGCATGTTCATGGTTTGATGGTTTGAACATGGGGCAGGTTCATGGTTTGATGGTTTGAACATGGGGCAGGTTCATGGTTTGATGGTTTGAACATGGGGCATGTTCATGGTTTGATGGTTTGAACATGGGGCATGTTCATGGTTTGATGGTTTGAACATGGGGCATGTTCATGGTTTGATGGTTTGAACATGGGGCATGTTCATGGTTTGATGGTTTGAACATGGGGCATGTTCATGGTTTGATGGTTTGAACATGGGGCAGGTTCATGGTTTGATGGTTTGAACATGGGGCAGGTTCATGGTTTGATGGTTTGAACATGGGGCATGTTCATGGTTTGAACATGGGGCATGTTCATGGTTTGATGGTTTGAACATGGGGCATGTTCATGGTTTGATGGTTTGAACATGGGGCATGTTCATGGTTTGATGGTCTGACCATGGGGCATGTTCATGGTTTGATGGTTTGAACATGGGGCATGTTCATGGTTTGAGGGTTTGAACATGGGGCAGGTTCATGGTTTGAACATGGGGCATGTTCATGGTTTGATGGTTTGAACATGGGGCAGGTTCATGGTTTGATGGTTTGAACATGGGGCATGTTCATGGTTTGATGGTTTGAACATGGGTCATGTTCATGGTTTGATGGTTTGAACATGGGGCATGTTCATGGTTTGATGGTTTGAACATGGGGCAGGTTCATGGTTTGATGGTTTGAACATGGGGCAGGTTCATGGTTTGATGGTTTGAACATGGGGCATGTTCATGGTTTGATGGTTTGAACATGGGGCATGTTCATGGTTTGATGGTTTGAACATGGGGCATGTTCATGGTTTGATGGTCTGACCATGGGGCATGTTCATGGTTTGATGGTTTGAACATGGGGCATGTTCATGGTTTGAGGGTTTGAACATGGGGCAGGTTCATGGTTTGAACATGGGGCATGTTCATGGTTTGATGGTTTGAACATGGGGCATGTTCATGGTTTGATGGTTTGAACATGGGGCATGTTCATGGTTTAAACATGTTGATTTCTGTGGCAGAAACACATTAAGCCAACATATTACCATAGTTTACTCACCAGAGCAGAGGCTACCTGTTTGGCCATGGTAAATATACGTCTTTCTGTGATCTCACATGGTGGGTCCACGCCCACACCATCCTGACATAACACACAAAGAGAATCAATTTATAACCAAAATCACAAACAGCTCCTAATTTTACTATAAATAATGGGCTTGTAGAGACAATGCCTCATGGGTAATGTGGTTCCTACCTGTCTGCACCGCCACAGGAAGCTGAGCAGATCTCTGTTCTCTAGCTCTTCAACAACGGTAACTAGGGGCACACGCAGAGAGACCACACCCAGGAGCTCCGGCAGGAAGGGGTGTGGCCCCAACTGAGACAAGAAGGAAGCAAAGCCCAGGAAGTTGTGCCTCTCTGTGGCGCTCGCAGAGTCTGagggataggaggaggagaggaagatgaaATTGCCTGCCAACATGCTGTGCGAAAGTGGCCTTTCAAAGCCTTTGACAAACAACTGCTATGGTTGAACATATTTTGTCTGTATCTCAAAGCCTTGAAGCAGACTTGCTGTAACAGCTGGTAATTACATTTCTGAAAGGGAGGTCAGAGAAACAGGTTGTAGAGAGCAATTGCTGTAATTATGGTGGTGATTGTCTAACAATCCACAAGCATCAGTCACTAGGGAAGAAACTGCCTAATGACGCTGTGCCCCCATTAAATGGCAGGGGAAAGGTTCTTTACAGTGGCTGTTTCCTCACTTTTTGACCATGCTGGAAAAGATGAAAGTACCATGCTTTGACAACAAATTCTACTTTACACTAATGtcaaccctaactttaacccttacaCTAACCCTAAGTAGTTCTGACTATATCACCACTTTGGAATGCTAATACACTGCTTATAAGCCATTATTAAATAGCTTGTTTCAGTAGTAGCTGTTTTTCATCCTCTCACCTTTGAGCACTCGGAGCACAGCGTTCCTGTTGTCCATGCGGGCCCTGTAGAGGGAGACAGCCTTGTCAGAGCGCAGGGAGAAGGCTGTGGGCAGCGAGGCCACTAGGTTGAAGGACTCTGGCAGCCTCTGGCGAGGCAGCTCCCTGGGCTGGACCATAGGGGTGAAGGAAGGTGTCAACGCCTGGGGCAGGGGGCTGGGCAGGGAGGATGGGATGAAGGTCTTGTTTGGGGGgataggggggagagaaggagtcctcatggagaaggagagacggTTGGAGGAGGGGTGGGAGTGAGTTGAGGAGAAGGTAGAGTAGGAGGGGGTATCGAGAGCAATAGTCTCATGTTCCAGCGGGTTGATACCCAGGGGAGCTGCGGAGTGGGAGGGGAGgatgaatagagagaggagggggagaggacagagagggaagagagagaagaagaggttaTTGCCTGAAGTTTAGAAGtagatagctacagtataataacAGGTTTGATTATGTTCATTACTAGCCTGTGCAAATAGAATAAGAGCCTATGCTGTTGACTTACACAGAAACATACACACTCATTACCTCAAATTACCTACAGTATTTCACTATGAAAACAGTCTTTCAAAGTCACATCCTTGagcacaaatatacacacatacacacacactcaccatcaATGCCGTGCAGTTGTCTTCTGGAGCGCTGGGATCTGGACGTGGCCACAGTGTTCTGTGGTCGGATACGATCCACCTTCTCAGGACAGTACCGTAGCAGGATGATGAAGACCAGCATGACCAGGAAGCTAGCCAATAGGAGGATGGGCACAATGATCACTTCTTGCTCGTACACACGGATATCTGAGGAACAGACGTGAGCATTAAGACAATGAAGAgagataactgtgtgtgtgtgtgtagtttgtgtgtgtggtatgtgtggtgtgtgtgtgtgtgtgtgtgtgtgtgtgtgtgtgtgtgtgtgtgtgtgtgtgtaacacttaCTACAGATGGTGTCTTCCGGTTTACAGCGGGAGTCTGCTTCTGACAATGAAGACATTCTAACAACAAAGTAAGGCAAAGTGGGTAAAACATGAGGACTTGTAGGTTACAACATTGTACAGtacaggtcaaaagtttggacacctactcattcaagggtttttctttattttactattttctacattgtagaataatagtgaagacttcaaaactatgaaataacacatatggaatcatgtagtaaccaaaaaactgttaaacaaatcaaaatatattttatatttgagattcttcaaagtagccaccctttgccttgatgacagcttttcacacccttggcattctttcaaccagcttcaagaacaacagtccatcattactttaagacatgaaggtcagtcaatcctgaaaatgtcaagaactttgaaagtttcttcaagtgcagtcacaaaaaccatctagcgctatgatgaaactggctctcatgaggaccgccacaggaaagcaagacccagagttacctctgctgcagaggataagttcattagagttaccagcctcagaaattgcagcccaaataaatgcttcagagttcaagtaacagacacatctcaacatcaactattcagaggagacagcgtgaATAAGGCCTTCATAGTTGAATTGCTActaaaccactaccaaaggacaccaataagaagaagagacttgcttggcctaagaaacacgagcaatggacattagaccggtggaaatcagtcctgtggtctgatgagtccaaatttgagatttttggttctaaccgccgtgtctttgtgagatgcagagtaggtgaacggatgatctccgcatgtgtggttcccaccatgaagcatggaggaggaggtgtgatagtgctttgctggtgacactgtcagtgatttatttagaattcaaggcacacttaaccagcatggctaccacagcattctgcagtgatacaccatcccatctggtttgcgcttagtgggactataatttgtttttgaacaggacaatgacccaaaacacaccaccaggctgtgtaagggctatttgaccaagaaagagagtgatggagtgctacatccgaaaacctggcctccacaatcacccgacctcaacccagttgaaatggtttgggatgattaactccttcaagactgttggaaaaccattcctcatgaagccggttgagagaatgccaagagtgtgcaaagctgtcatcaaggcaaagggtgactactttgaagaatctcaaatataaaatatattttgatttgtttaacagttttttggttactattcAATGTGTGATTTCAACGtttttttgtcttcactattattctacaatgtagtaaatagtcaaaataaagaaaaacccttgaatgagtaggtgtgtccaaacatgtactgtatgtcaagAGGTGACATTACATTTCTTGATCACAGTGCATAACCAATGTAATTGATGAAATGGTTGACATTGAGTCATTTTTTTTAGACCTTCCCAGAGGAACTGTGGTGAGATTTCCCACATTTCCTTTGTCTTGAACTTTCACATTTCAACCGAGTCATGTTGCTTCTGATATGCGGTACGAATCGCTGGTTCAATCAGGTTTAAAACAAGGTTTCAGTGGCAGACAGCTCAGTGCCTAGGGGAAGAATATTCACGTAACACATCCTCTGTTTCTTTTTTTACCACGATAAAAGGTCACACTTACACACATAACCTGCTTAAACATTAAAACACAACAACGGATGAATCACATGAATGATGAACAACATCATCCTCACATGATGACCAGCAATAGTGAGTTTCAGATCCTCTGTTTATAGTGGACTAACTAGATCAGATCCTGTGATGTGAATTAAGACTGAAATTGGACTTCTGTTTTATCCCAACGCCTCCTCCAAAAGACAAACGAGACAGATGTTTCACATTGTCAGCTccaggatttgaaccagcgacctttcggttactgtcctgAATACTGGAGCCAACAAGGCAAAAAATCTGccactgtgcccttgagcaaggcacttaaccctaattgctccaggagCACTGTTCAATGGTGACcttggccgtgaccccactccccACGGGTGtttcagggggagttgggatatgaagaaacacatttccattacacACTTGTGTaaaaggacaaatataagcaccccccaaattcttcttcttcttattacaTACATATACAGGCTGGAGAGGTTGAAGCAGTGGGCTGCCACACTGGTCGCCCGTGGTGCAGTTGTTGTGGGAGAATGAATTGTATAATGACCATGGTAGATATATCATATCATTACTCTCATCTCTTTGAGCCCATCAAGATTCACCTCAGCGCAGACCTTATCCAATCATATCCTAATCAGTATAAGATGTCTGGGTTTAGAGTGAACTGAGACAAGGCTAGCAAGAACCTCAGAGATTCTCACAATCTGAGTATTGCTTAGACACTAATACAACTTGTGattatcatacacacacacacacacacacacacacactcacctccaATTTATTCAGAAATTGTACTATAACTTTAAGGAAAAcaattctctctctttgtcctgtcAAGTCTTTCTATTCTGCTCTCTCAACTTCCCCTCCTCGTTTCACTCTCAAATACACAGCTCATTGTAGCTGTGAATGCAAACGATATGCCCAAGCTTCACAACAAAAGGGCACATCCTGGTATGAAGCATCACATTGCAGCACCAATGCACATCTGTACACCTACGTGGCACAGCATTTGGGGCTTCTGCCTGGTTTGCCATTAACACATCACTACTGTTTTACTGCAGGCCAACTACGAAAATGGGTCTCCCAGTTACACAAGGAAACTAAATCTCCCTAATCACCtgtttgtgtcagtgcagtgatTACTTAACTTGTCCAGCTGCATTTTTTATACCAGGTAAAGCACAATGACACACACCCATAGACAAACCGGTAAAACACACTCAGCAGAGGAACACAAACAATCTATCgcgtatatacagtatacagtgatgGAAACAATATCTAGTTCAGAGAAATCATCATAAAACAAACAAATAGACAAAGTAAACACAGTGTAGTCatcttacctctctccctctgtgtgtgccTCAGACCTTGAGAAAGAAACCTTAACAATCCAGTGATATAATCCTTTGCCCTTTCCGTCACAGAAACcaacacatttcatacattttccctgttgtgtgtcggtgtgtgtagTCCAGGGTTAGTGTCGTGGTTTCTCCAGGGATTACTGTGTTGTGTGGCTCTGTGTTTGTCTAAGTCACACGTTCAGTGTTGTCTCAACCCCGCCCTCTTCACCTGCACTacatccatccttctctctcaccGTTTCTCACTCcgtttcctccccctctcccctttttCCTCATCCAGGGAGTCTATCGTAATGTTGTTACACCAGTTTAGTGGatttatttctctccctctgtagaAATTATTTCCCTCCTTATTCTGTCTTGACCTGTCAAACTCTCGTTGTGTTTGCTAACCCTTATTTCCCTCCTTATTCTGTCTTGACCTGTCAAACTCTCTTTGTGTTTGCTAACCCTTTGCCATCTCTCTTTTGACCTGGGGAAACAGGTTCTTCCACTTTTTTCCAGTTTATTTTCTGTCCTCTTCCTTTTGTTTCACATATCTGGCATTTTCTCTCACCCTAGCTGGCAACTAATGTTCCTGAAGCCTTGCTTGTCCTTAAATATGAATGTCAGGTTTCTTTCTGTGGCAGTAAAAATGATTTGTGAAAAGACAGTCATCTATCTATTTCAAATAATCACTTTCAGTCCGATTTAGAAAATAGACAACTTCAAATCATATCTATAGTATTTATTAATCTTAATGAATTCCATATATGACAGGTTTCAAGTCCCAGTCACGTCCCAGTTTCATGTTTCAAGTCACAGTTTGGCAGCAGCAGGCTGGGGTCCCATCCACTTCTCTCCTACAACACAAAAGGATATGATTGGATAAGGTCTGTGCTGAGGTGAATCTTGATGGGCTCAAAGAGATGATAGTAATGATATAGGAACCAAAATTCAAAACAATAGAATCTACCATATCTAGCAACCAGGAAGCAATAATGATAACTGTCTTGAGTTGTGTGATTACATAACTTTTCTATCAAAAGGCTGTGAGGTGCATGACATAAAACATGTAAAATGACATGTGATGTATTACAATAAGATGTACAGTATTGATTGCAGTCCCATGTAGATCAGTTGATAGAAAATggcgccaggattgtgggttcgattcccatggggaccagtacaaaaaaagtattaaaatgtatgcactcactactgtaagttgttctggataagagcgtctgctaaatgacgtaaaatgCCAAATTGCTGTAagtatatagcctacagtaatTGTTATCATCTTAAAGGTTGACTTTGGACACAAAAAACGTTCGAACCTCGCCCCTTTCTCAATTTGGGGTGTGACTTTGGTGGTTTGTCGATGTGTCATTCTGGTCATGCGCGCCCCGCGACCGACTTGGCTAGTTCGTTAGCTAAAATAGCCACTGTAGCAAGccagtaactcctccagtatgtgtCGACGTAATATCACAGGATTCATTTTGGACAGAAGCTATAGAGATCGGTAAGAAATGGCACTTCTGTAGCTAAATATTGTATTCATCCAATTTGTTTTTAAGCATTACATGCCCTGGTATGATGGTGGATTGATCAGTCATACTGGTAAAGTCAATtctataatatgcttatttgtgAATATTCTGATGCATCCAAAGTGGGAGTTTATGCAGGAACATGACACCTTATGATGCCAGAGGAAGTGTGGGCTCACCAATGCAGTGGGCAATGAGCTCAAACCGGTCAGAGCCAAAGAACACCTCTGCCTTTCCATTCACATGACACACAGCCAGAGGAAAACCAAAGGCCTGAGAGAGAGTACAAAGACAAGGTGAGATAGCGAAAGAAGTGAATGCACTGATGCTGATGTCCACTCCCACACTGATGGCTGCTATTGTCATTAGTATGGGGCTAGGGGTTGGTTGGGAGGGAACAGGGAGACGAGGGGGAGACACTGACCCTATGGTCCAGTGCTTCCTGGGTGGATCTCTTCAGCTTGTCTTTGATTTCCTTAGATGTGGACAGTTTCAGCAGCTCTTCCACCTCACTGGCTGAGAGCCCCGCCTTCATGGCTGCCTGGAAAAAAACATGAATCACATTAAACAATCAACCTGCAATGTTCAACTCCATGACGCCACTATCTACCCAGACCCAATCTCAAAATGCTCTAGGAGGATTATACCCTCCAGCACTCAGGGATTGTGATCTTGAGAGCAATTGCATTAGTGTTGGGAGATAacacttgtttaacactttagtAAAATGCACATTTTTCAGATATTATGTGAAAGGCACATGGGAAAAACACTAGACAGATGAATGGAGAGAAGCTTTGAATTCAAGCTACAGTGACTGAGTACATCCTGGTACCTCAGAGAGTGATGCAGGCTGAGTAATGTCTTTGTCTTGGCTCCAGATCCTCATCCACAGCTCCCGGGACACCTGCTCTACCTGCTTAtctcctcccacctccctctcctgTACCGCCGCCACAAAGCGCATGGCAGACAGCGAGCCTGGGGCAGACAAATACATGGTTGCAAAAGAAAAATGTGGTGACCGTGAGGTCAGCAAGGAGTTTATTTTGCTTGAAGGCGAGGCACAAAAAGGCCAAGAGAGACCATACAGAGCAGTGTATTAGGTTCATAGGGATAAAGCTCATTGATAATATAGAACAGACATGTTAAAAGCACAGATGTTTTTCTTCTTGAGTGTCCCCAACAGACAGCAGTACTCAATGGAATGTTACAGGGAGAGACTTCCTGTCAGCACCAGCTACCAAATCTTGCCCTACTGTACTAAGGCCAAGACCTGTTAAAGATGCTGTTTGATCTATATTAGGAAACCTCATTGATCTTTAAGATATGGTCTATATAAGAAACAGTACTGGCATATTAGTGCTGTTCCCACCCTATGTGAACATATATCCAATAGCGTTGTTATAAGCTTGGCAAAATAGGCTACTGGCATATTTACATAAAGGAGATGCAGGGGGGTTGCACCTTTTTCAAACATGGCCTCAAATGGATCAGCAGGGGGACTGATGGGGACCTGGAAGTACTGGGCTAGACGGTGCAGGTCTGTGGTCATATACAGGAACTTGTTTGGGACCAGACCTGGGGGCTTATTACCTGGAATACAGGATAAAAGTACAATCAGACTTTACATCACAATGCAGATGACTCATCATAATGACTTTTTAATGGCTGACTGAAAACATGTGCAATGTAAACATAACAATCCATCCATAGCCTATTGTGAAGTCTGGTTTGTGTAATGTTGATCTTAGCTACTTACCTGACCCTTGCATGATGCCACCCAAGAACGCAGGACGTAGTTTAAGGTCAATGTTCCACACATTTCTGTAACGGCACATGATCTAAAGATCGGATACATGCATTCACAATGATTAGTCAATGCATAGAACTCTACCTCTGAAATTTAAAAATGTACAATCTAAAGACACTAACCTCAAAGCCAAGCCATGAGTAGGGAGAGACCACGTCATAAAACAGTTCAATCACTTTCCTGGAACTTGCCATCTGAaggattttgtatttttttacttataaaaaataaaattattaTTATGATAATGATTTATTATTGAAACAATATTAACAATATTACACATCAATACGGGGACATTCCTGTGAATACAATGAATATTTTTTAATAATAGAACACCAGgacaaacacccccccccctcacaatttaaaaaataataattcagcACATCATTAATCATTAATGTGTGGATACAGTTAGCTAGTAGTAACATCCGCGTAACATTGTCATTGCACTGCAAGTAAAAACGTTCCTGTAGCCAAAACTATTTATCTAGTTGTAACATCCGCGTAACATTGTCATTGCACTGCAAGTAAAAACATTCCTGTAGCCAAAACTATTTATCTAGTTGTAACATCCGCGTAACATTGTCATTGCACTGCAAGTAAAAACATTCCTGTAGCCAAAACTATTTATCTAGTTGTAACATCCTTGTAGCGTTGTCATTGCACTGCAAGTAAAAACGTTCCTGTAGCCACAAACACTTCGTTATAACGTTATTTTGTGGGGTAAATTAAAACGTTCTAACTTATGTCATTGTTAATTATGTGCACGTTACCTTTGACCACCAGCTAGATGTCCGTCTGTTAAAGAAAAAACTGTGTCAAAGTTCAACCATTGAAAACAATCAAATACACTTTGCACTCTGATTGTTTTCAAGTTTAGAAATGTGCACATATGCAACAAGAGTCCATTCAAATGACCCGTGCAAAAGTCAAACCAGTTGTTAACTTTGTTCTTTCGTTGATTAATTCAAGCGTACATGGAACCTACCAATAAAGACACTAAACTTGGAGCCACTTTAAATAACCCGGATAGAATTACCTGCAGTCTAGCGCCCAGTGCGCTAGACTGTCATGGCTAGATGGGATACACTGTGTTAAATGACATTTAAAGTAGTTTTTTCCATAGCTAATCCTaatccttttcctaaccttaacctaattctcccaACCTGTTGCGTAAGACCTTCttacctgctacgaaaagtaaaTTCTAGTAAATTTGTGACAAACTGTATTCCATCTAGTCAAAACCGTGTTTGCTTACTTTCTATATTCTTCTTCTTAAAATTGTATTGATAGGCGCATACATCGCCACCTTCTGTAATGGAGTGTGAGGCCGGTCACACCTACCGTACCTATACTACTAGACATTCTTCAAAAAACACTGACCTAATAatagtttgcagccatccacgaAAAAATATAAACGCTGCATGTacagtgctggtcccatgtttcatgagctgaaataaaacatcccagaagtGTTTCATACAAAAAAAAGATGATTTCTCTAaactgcacaaatttgtttacatctgtgttagtgagcatttgatcctttgtcaagataatccatccccttatcgcagttgctagctgtgccactagagaccgtggttcgaaaccaggctctgtcgcagaccacatgaatattgatcttcaactagtagtcataaaccacctgaatattgatcatcta is a window of Salmo trutta chromosome 37, fSalTru1.1, whole genome shotgun sequence DNA encoding:
- the LOC115176374 gene encoding glutathione S-transferase kappa 1 isoform X2 — encoded protein: MASSRKVIELFYDVVSPYSWLGFEIMCRYRNVWNIDLKLRPAFLGGIMQGSGNKPPGLVPNKFLYMTTDLHRLAQYFQVPISPPADPFEAMFEKGSLSAMRFVAAVQEREVGGDKQVEQVSRELWMRIWSQDKDITQPASLSEAAMKAGLSASEVEELLKLSTSKEIKDKLKRSTQEALDHRAFGFPLAVCHVNGKAEVFFGSDRFELIAHCIGEKWMGPQPAAAKL
- the LOC115176375 gene encoding tyrosine-protein kinase STYK1, which translates into the protein MKCVGFCDGKGKGLYHWIVKVSFSRSEAHTEGERMSSLSEADSRCKPEDTICNIRVYEQEVIIVPILLLASFLVMLVFIILLRYCPEKVDRIRPQNTVATSRSQRSRRQLHGIDAPLGINPLEHETIALDTPSYSTFSSTHSHPSSNRLSFSMRTPSLPPIPPNKTFIPSSLPSPLPQALTPSFTPMVQPRELPRQRLPESFNLVASLPTAFSLRSDKAVSLYRARMDNRNAVLRVLKDSASATERHNFLGFASFLSQLGPHPFLPELLGVVSLRVPLVTVVEELENRDLLSFLWRCRQDGVGVDPPCEITERRIFTMAKQVASALEFLHNRDLLHGNVRAHSVLVSRELTAKLWGLGGVYTRNTQGAAQTEVPGLKKWQAPELLARRPANHSSDVWSFGILLFEMATLGDAPFSDISVNELLQFHQRGKTLRKPANCSNSLYSIIKACCQWKEQDRATLAEVDRKLQSGEKSANDKVLKVPEPINIEQYLQEAGYGESNSYTVF